Below is a genomic region from Thermoanaerobacterales bacterium.
GGTAGAAAATCATGGCGGAGAAAGAAAAATTTATTAGAAAAAAACCCCATATTAACATCGGTACCATTGGCCATGTTGCCCATGGTAAAAGTACTTTGACCGCTGCCATTACCCATATCTTAAAATTAAAGGGCTTGGCAACAAAAGAAGTAACGGTCGAGGATTTAAATGCCGCTCCTGAGGAAAAAGCCAGGGGATTAACCATTACCATTTCCCACGTTGAATACGAGACTGATAAAAGACACTATGCCCATATCGATTGCCCTGGCCACGCCGACTACATCAAAAACATGATTACTGGAGCAGCCCAGATGGATGGTGGGATTTTGGTTGTTTCGGCTGTTGATGGGTCAATGCCCCAAACCAGGGAACACCTTCTTCTGGCAAGACAGGTTGGTTTACCTTCCTTGGTCGTCTTTATAAACAAATGCGATGCCGTTGACGATCCGGAAATAATCAATTTAGTTGAAAGTGAGATCAGGGAGTTATTGAAAAAATATGAGTTTCCCGGAGATGAGGTTCCGATAGTTCGGGG
It encodes:
- a CDS encoding GTP-binding protein; amino-acid sequence: MAEKEKFIRKKPHINIGTIGHVAHGKSTLTAAITHILKLKGLATKEVTVEDLNAAPEEKARGLTITISHVEYETDKRHYAHIDCPGHADYIKNMITGAAQMDGGILVVSAVDGSMPQTREHLLLARQVGLPSLVVFINKCDAVDDPEIINLVESEIRELLKKYEFPGDEVPIVRG